In Sphingobacterium sp. PCS056, the following proteins share a genomic window:
- a CDS encoding DUF4304 domain-containing protein — MKEKLNQIISEVVKPVLKQHGFGKKGMNFYKRIGDLIFLVNIQKSHGNTAEQTKFYINCGIHSTDMDRVIGRSVRVEPKEYECYYKDRISSIVHAVNDGYLISSDTDLQALNSTISTDITAVISLFDTIRKTSDLTDLMVDKSGLNHYRELVEYFFLTNNQADTKRFVKNLHGTFGQEKRWQIFEDNLSALLIKNQRKETIQELLDKG; from the coding sequence ATGAAAGAAAAATTGAATCAGATCATTTCAGAAGTAGTAAAACCAGTACTCAAACAACATGGCTTTGGCAAAAAGGGCATGAACTTTTATAAAAGAATCGGTGATTTAATTTTCCTGGTAAACATTCAAAAGAGTCATGGAAATACGGCTGAACAGACTAAATTTTATATAAATTGTGGAATCCATTCTACGGATATGGATCGAGTAATCGGTCGTTCGGTACGGGTAGAGCCAAAAGAATATGAATGCTATTACAAGGATAGAATTTCTTCGATTGTCCATGCAGTCAATGACGGTTACTTGATCAGCAGTGATACGGACTTGCAAGCTTTAAATTCGACCATCAGCACGGATATAACAGCGGTGATTTCTCTGTTTGATACCATCAGAAAGACAAGCGATTTGACCGACTTGATGGTGGATAAAAGTGGCTTGAATCATTATCGGGAACTCGTTGAGTATTTTTTCTTAACCAATAATCAAGCCGATACAAAACGCTTCGTGAAAAATTTGCATGGAACTTTTGGGCAGGAAAAAAGATGGCAAATTTTTGAAGATAATCTGTCGGCGTTATTAATAAAAAATCAGCGAAAAGAAACTATTCAAGAACTATTAGATAAAGGATAA
- a CDS encoding AraC family transcriptional regulator, translating to MKRENIDQLVKVEYLQSVSCPLQDSQFSFFQIVYVLSGKGFLKINNNMASYSEGSLILLTPNDLHYLEIQENTDLLLVKFSERYVKNYKWNSINSMQCLLYGASFLSGCILQNKPDIVLVKSIVDSLLHGIHHPDLYQDELTLTYVNALIVIAARNISKMRAEHITSNTDKRVIDIIDYIQGNIHDPALLKVSSIAKKFGFSETYLGSYFKKQSGETIQQYILNYKMRLIEHRLLFSDMRVNEIVTEFGFSDESHLNKFFKKRHHMSLTEYKKGKEPQVVA from the coding sequence ATGAAACGAGAGAATATCGATCAATTGGTAAAGGTAGAATACCTGCAGTCAGTCAGCTGTCCACTTCAAGATAGCCAGTTCTCCTTTTTCCAAATCGTGTATGTCCTATCGGGAAAAGGATTTCTGAAGATCAACAACAATATGGCTTCATACAGTGAAGGCAGTCTGATCCTGCTGACACCAAATGATCTGCACTACTTGGAAATTCAGGAAAATACAGATCTTTTGCTGGTGAAGTTTAGTGAACGCTATGTGAAAAACTACAAGTGGAACAGTATTAATTCGATGCAATGTCTGCTGTATGGTGCTTCCTTTTTGTCCGGCTGTATTTTGCAAAATAAGCCTGACATTGTTTTGGTTAAATCGATTGTTGATTCCCTGCTCCATGGTATCCATCATCCGGATCTTTATCAAGATGAGCTCACTTTAACGTATGTTAATGCACTGATCGTCATCGCTGCAAGGAATATTTCCAAGATGAGAGCGGAGCATATCACGTCCAATACGGATAAAAGAGTCATCGATATCATCGATTATATTCAAGGAAACATCCATGACCCAGCATTACTAAAAGTCTCTTCGATCGCTAAGAAATTTGGCTTTTCAGAAACGTATCTCGGGAGTTACTTTAAAAAGCAGTCTGGAGAAACGATCCAGCAATATATCTTGAATTATAAGATGAGATTGATTGAACATCGGCTTTTATTCAGTGATATGCGGGTCAATGAAATCGTAACGGAATTTGGTTTTTCAGATGAAAGCCATTTGAATAAGTTTTTTAAAAAACGGCACCATATGAGCTTGACGGAATATAAAAAGGGGAAAGAACCTCAAGTAGTGGCTTAA